In Allomuricauda ruestringensis DSM 13258, the following proteins share a genomic window:
- a CDS encoding FG-GAP repeat domain-containing protein, with product MKLNKILKNMLLAVFGAISMTTFSQNVSFQNADGFFSIGTQSNRTASITLVDVDKDGDLDALVANGRHWAEQNYIYYNDGKGGFKMARPIGNFLDASYAIKSADFNNDGFMDIAVANDNIPNTLYFGTENNRFTERTSFGTISPSRNLEIADVDNDGDMDLVISNRKAKNEICLNDGQGNFTTVLHFGDGSDQTIQTLVTDINNDGRQDLITAERQGKNKIYLGDEKLSFTQVLEFGNENVETRSIGIADMNKDGFQDIVTGNLEAKNTIYLGNERLNFDKTLELGSERSTYSIQVADLDQDGHMDIVEGNSEGRNYVFLGKEDMDFQEIGLREDLEDDTYHIAIGDLNNDGLPDIVEANSGAWNLYYRTLKSR from the coding sequence ATGAAGTTAAATAAAATACTTAAAAACATGTTATTGGCCGTTTTTGGGGCCATTTCAATGACCACATTTTCACAGAACGTGTCTTTCCAAAATGCAGACGGTTTCTTTTCCATAGGCACCCAATCCAACCGAACTGCATCCATAACCTTGGTCGATGTGGACAAAGATGGTGATCTGGACGCCCTTGTTGCCAATGGACGACATTGGGCGGAACAAAATTACATCTACTACAATGATGGAAAAGGCGGTTTTAAAATGGCACGGCCCATCGGTAATTTTCTGGACGCCTCATATGCCATCAAGTCGGCCGATTTCAACAATGACGGTTTCATGGATATTGCCGTTGCCAACGACAATATTCCAAACACCCTGTATTTCGGTACTGAAAACAATCGCTTCACGGAGCGAACGTCCTTTGGGACCATATCACCATCACGGAACCTTGAAATCGCCGATGTGGACAATGATGGGGATATGGATTTGGTCATATCGAACAGAAAGGCCAAAAACGAGATTTGCTTGAACGACGGTCAAGGTAACTTTACAACTGTTCTCCATTTTGGTGATGGGTCGGACCAAACCATCCAAACATTGGTGACCGACATCAACAATGATGGTCGCCAGGACCTGATAACCGCCGAGAGACAGGGCAAGAACAAAATCTACCTCGGTGATGAAAAGCTGTCATTCACCCAGGTTCTGGAATTTGGCAATGAAAATGTTGAAACGCGTTCCATAGGCATTGCCGACATGAACAAGGATGGCTTTCAGGACATAGTTACTGGAAATTTGGAGGCAAAAAACACCATTTATTTGGGCAATGAAAGGTTGAACTTTGACAAAACCCTTGAATTGGGAAGTGAACGTTCCACCTATTCCATACAAGTTGCCGATCTGGACCAAGATGGCCACATGGATATTGTTGAAGGGAATTCCGAGGGGAGGAATTATGTGTTTTTGGGTAAGGAAGATATGGATTTTCAAGAAATTGGTCTCAGGGAAGACCTCGAAGATGATACCTATCATATTGCCATTGGAGATTTGAACAATGATGGACTACCAGACATTGTGGAAGCAAATTCGGGAGCTTGGAATTTGTATTACAGAACCTTAAAAAGCAGATGA
- a CDS encoding serine hydrolase domain-containing protein gives MTKKLFIVPLLAILFSFCSPKKSKFETDELIGVWSGLLFQTESKYDSLVLSPANDPIEARLYSKGKETVHHIIKKGTDLNFKDSSGFRFDAFLSHNEKTLHGVLTHDLWAQSLDFENLGNQWVTKIHKPEMIDTDYIVYLEFHQDSTGKVQANIQSNKENRELHFTIDEVLIEGNHIDFKITNDRFGISAVYDPEKKNIALTYGNTGGRREIQLKKLNDDELEGYLPKSPHENYVYNIPEAPDSTMQTASLEDVGIDRSLLDLMDPKNNKNLEHIHSILITKDGKLVLEEYFHGYHREYIHDVRSAFKSMASLAMGRAMMKNDELNVENAILDYYPEYNIDDVQKKNITVHHSLTMSTGIQLEDEDKMQWEHDDWVGHKLNLPMAHEPGDVYEYSSGGSNLLTGVIQKSVDTYLPLFIYEELLLPMEIHKFQMLTSPQGRGYLAGSFYMRPIDFAKFGLLVLNKGKWNGEPLISESWIEKSVTPHIKGSWPKNADYGYLWRLLEREIDGKQMKTIEAWGNGGQFLIIIPEIEMTITITGGNYNLFPDMEDRPFSILNEYILPAVQLK, from the coding sequence ATGACCAAAAAACTTTTTATAGTACCATTATTGGCAATACTGTTCTCTTTTTGCTCCCCAAAAAAGTCAAAATTTGAAACGGATGAACTCATCGGGGTATGGTCCGGATTATTATTTCAAACTGAATCAAAATACGATTCCTTGGTCCTGTCACCTGCAAATGACCCCATCGAAGCCCGTTTGTACTCGAAGGGCAAGGAAACCGTTCACCATATCATCAAAAAAGGAACAGATTTAAATTTCAAGGATTCCTCAGGTTTCCGTTTTGATGCTTTTCTGTCCCATAATGAAAAAACTTTGCATGGAGTGCTTACCCATGACCTATGGGCACAAAGCCTCGATTTTGAAAATTTGGGGAACCAATGGGTCACCAAAATCCATAAACCGGAAATGATTGACACTGATTATATTGTCTATTTGGAATTCCACCAAGATTCTACCGGTAAGGTGCAGGCCAATATCCAAAGCAATAAGGAAAATAGGGAGCTGCATTTTACAATCGATGAGGTTTTGATCGAAGGAAACCATATCGATTTCAAGATTACGAATGACCGTTTCGGGATTTCGGCCGTGTACGACCCAGAGAAAAAGAATATAGCCCTTACGTATGGCAATACAGGTGGAAGAAGAGAAATACAGTTGAAAAAGCTCAACGATGATGAATTGGAAGGCTATTTGCCAAAATCGCCCCATGAAAACTACGTATACAACATTCCAGAAGCCCCCGATTCCACTATGCAAACGGCTTCTTTGGAAGATGTAGGTATCGATAGGTCGCTTTTGGACCTTATGGACCCGAAGAACAACAAAAACCTGGAACACATCCATAGTATTCTGATCACCAAGGACGGAAAACTTGTACTTGAAGAATATTTTCACGGATATCACAGGGAATACATCCATGATGTTCGGTCCGCATTTAAATCCATGGCGTCCTTGGCGATGGGCAGGGCCATGATGAAAAACGATGAGCTAAACGTTGAAAATGCCATTTTGGACTACTATCCTGAATATAACATTGATGATGTCCAGAAGAAAAACATCACCGTTCATCACTCCTTGACCATGAGTACGGGCATACAGTTGGAGGATGAAGATAAGATGCAATGGGAGCACGATGACTGGGTGGGGCACAAACTCAACCTCCCCATGGCACATGAGCCCGGGGATGTTTACGAATACTCCTCTGGGGGCAGCAACCTATTGACCGGGGTCATTCAAAAATCGGTTGACACCTATCTTCCCCTTTTTATTTATGAGGAACTATTGTTGCCCATGGAAATCCATAAATTTCAAATGCTTACATCGCCACAGGGGAGGGGATATTTGGCCGGCTCATTTTATATGCGCCCCATTGACTTTGCCAAGTTTGGATTATTGGTGCTCAACAAGGGAAAATGGAACGGGGAACCGTTGATTTCGGAATCATGGATAGAGAAGTCCGTCACACCCCATATAAAAGGCAGTTGGCCCAAAAACGCTGATTATGGGTATTTGTGGAGGCTACTGGAACGTGAAATAGACGGAAAACAGATGAAAACCATTGAGGCTTGGGGCAATGGAGGCCAATTTCTCATCATAATTCCTGAAATTGAAATGACCATTACTATTACAGGGGGCAACTATAATTTATTCCCGGACATGGAAGACCGTCCTTTTTCAATTTTAAACGAATACATATTACCTGCTGTTCAATTAAAATAG
- a CDS encoding serine hydrolase domain-containing protein encodes MKRIIQIVIYVGILFFASYNCNAQTHPLDKKIDTILEKYQVPGAAIALVNKDTVVYSGYFGKSDIKTGKSVNERTQFTIGSISKTFLALGTMKAQEQGKLNISKPLKEVIPSFNFTNEYNENQPLKLIHLLEHTSGFDEAHFDIFARTDSNTPLHTVLAQSQSALTTRWAPGSYYSYNTLNYIAAAYILEESVKGSFETFMTKHILNPLKMDVATYHPAENTHRAKGYASSLEEPFPNLPQWPAGSLTTNLKGMQNFTQLFLNEGTFKGNRLVEATSIQAMETPESSQLARNGVDFGYGKGLMQEFVGNDIFYGHNGSYGGFLSEFGYSKKQDIGYIILLNDRDASKAIKEIKKELLASYKVKPEPEPAIAPLNLEKFEGAYQPITFNVEVLYPFMRLIDLQIMNAEGSHLIQTSMMGGAVQWMPVADGIFKKDNEPQATTLFVDDNESTIWLGETSYHKISRMGAYIQFYLALLCVLIVIVSFFTLGILLIRKLILKRTITKGILVNFSAILFLVIAISGLLFLYDPEKLYSSGAIIYYLGSWLFLIVSVWSFYYFISILLKKARSGKLMRFHTGISSISCMIIASYLLYWGLIGLKLWNY; translated from the coding sequence ATGAAAAGAATTATTCAAATAGTTATTTATGTGGGAATTCTGTTCTTTGCAAGCTATAACTGTAATGCCCAAACACATCCTTTAGACAAGAAAATTGATACTATTCTTGAGAAATACCAAGTACCGGGTGCAGCGATCGCTTTGGTGAATAAAGATACTGTTGTTTATAGCGGCTATTTTGGAAAGTCAGATATTAAAACTGGAAAAAGTGTTAATGAGAGAACCCAGTTTACAATTGGTTCCATTTCCAAAACATTTTTAGCCTTGGGTACAATGAAAGCACAAGAACAAGGGAAATTGAACATTTCAAAACCTTTAAAAGAAGTCATTCCGTCATTTAATTTTACAAATGAATATAATGAGAATCAACCCTTAAAATTGATTCATCTCCTGGAACATACTTCGGGTTTTGACGAAGCCCATTTTGATATTTTTGCCCGGACAGATTCCAATACCCCATTGCATACTGTACTCGCGCAAAGTCAAAGCGCTTTAACCACACGGTGGGCACCGGGAAGCTATTACAGCTATAATACGCTTAATTATATTGCGGCTGCCTATATTTTGGAGGAGAGCGTAAAGGGTTCTTTTGAAACCTTTATGACTAAACATATTCTCAACCCTTTAAAAATGGATGTTGCTACGTATCATCCTGCCGAAAATACCCACAGGGCCAAAGGATATGCTTCTTCTTTGGAAGAGCCTTTTCCCAATTTGCCGCAATGGCCCGCCGGGAGCCTGACCACTAATTTAAAAGGGATGCAAAACTTTACCCAACTTTTTCTCAATGAAGGGACTTTTAAGGGAAATCGACTGGTTGAGGCCACATCGATTCAAGCTATGGAAACCCCGGAGTCCTCGCAACTCGCAAGAAATGGGGTTGATTTTGGTTACGGCAAAGGGTTGATGCAAGAGTTTGTAGGAAACGACATTTTTTATGGTCATAATGGGAGTTATGGCGGTTTTCTCTCAGAGTTTGGGTATTCAAAAAAACAGGACATTGGTTATATCATTCTTCTCAATGACAGAGACGCATCAAAAGCGATCAAAGAAATAAAGAAAGAATTACTGGCATCCTATAAAGTTAAGCCGGAGCCAGAGCCTGCAATAGCACCTCTAAATCTCGAAAAATTTGAAGGAGCCTATCAGCCCATAACGTTTAACGTAGAAGTGCTCTATCCATTTATGCGTTTAATCGATTTACAAATAATGAATGCTGAAGGAAGTCACCTGATACAAACAAGTATGATGGGAGGTGCTGTTCAATGGATGCCGGTAGCGGATGGAATATTCAAAAAAGACAACGAACCCCAAGCCACCACACTTTTTGTTGATGACAATGAAAGTACTATATGGTTGGGCGAAACTAGCTATCATAAAATTTCAAGAATGGGTGCTTACATTCAGTTCTATCTCGCTTTGCTGTGCGTTTTAATTGTAATTGTTTCGTTTTTCACCTTGGGGATTTTGTTGATACGAAAACTCATATTAAAAAGGACGATTACCAAAGGTATTCTTGTCAATTTTTCAGCAATACTTTTTTTGGTGATTGCTATTTCAGGCTTACTGTTTCTATATGATCCGGAAAAGCTCTATAGCTCGGGAGCGATAATATATTATTTGGGCAGCTGGCTATTCTTAATTGTTTCAGTATGGTCTTTTTACTACTTTATCAGCATCCTGTTAAAAAAAGCACGCTCGGGCAAGTTGATGCGTTTTCATACAGGAATTAGCAGTATCTCATGTATGATCATAGCATCGTATCTCCTGTATTGGGGGCTAATAGGTTTAAAGTTGTGGAACTATTAA
- a CDS encoding amidohydrolase family protein, with amino-acid sequence MHVNVVDGTGTVLKEDQTIVIKHGLFESIGGHTEIKVPRNAKILDLKGKTIIPGIVGMHNHLHIPRFPFVGDIAAKLYLASGITTIQTCGAASPYRELELSKEIENGNRIGPDIIPSAPFITGKGGNPNMIVPRDDKHLRDTIQHWINQGVTWFKVYRNTTPRDLKTIIDVAHGSKAKVRGHLCAATFEEATKLGIDGIEHGLNSTSDFRTNKAYGVCNGGRSYMDELVVESPKVKTLQQLMIDKEVFLTSTLSIYEASIPNRAYADKRTLKAISPSLLNEYKERRENFDKNIKDTTRNNRLKRIMQFEYQYFKMGGLLCSGADAGRHVLPGFGDQRNYELLIEAGFSTPEAVQIMTGNGAKALERSDIGTIQEGKRANFVILNGSLEKDPTIIEKVETVFKNGVGYDSDSILETIEGQFAKE; translated from the coding sequence ATGCATGTCAATGTTGTAGATGGAACAGGTACGGTCTTAAAGGAAGATCAAACCATTGTAATTAAACACGGTTTGTTCGAATCCATTGGCGGGCATACCGAGATTAAAGTTCCAAGGAATGCAAAAATCCTAGATCTTAAAGGAAAAACCATTATACCAGGTATTGTGGGGATGCACAACCACTTACATATTCCAAGATTTCCCTTTGTAGGCGACATCGCCGCAAAACTCTATTTGGCATCGGGCATCACCACGATCCAGACCTGCGGTGCGGCATCACCCTATAGGGAACTGGAATTGTCCAAGGAAATAGAAAACGGGAATCGGATAGGACCCGATATAATTCCAAGTGCACCGTTTATTACAGGAAAAGGCGGTAACCCCAATATGATTGTTCCAAGAGATGATAAACATTTGAGAGATACTATTCAGCATTGGATAAACCAAGGAGTAACTTGGTTTAAGGTGTACCGTAATACAACACCAAGGGACTTAAAAACAATTATTGATGTAGCTCATGGCAGTAAGGCCAAAGTGAGGGGGCATTTATGTGCCGCAACCTTTGAAGAAGCCACTAAATTGGGAATCGATGGTATTGAGCATGGCTTAAACAGTACCAGCGATTTTAGAACCAATAAAGCGTATGGCGTGTGCAATGGCGGCCGTTCTTATATGGATGAGCTTGTTGTGGAAAGTCCTAAAGTAAAAACCTTGCAACAGTTAATGATCGATAAAGAGGTGTTTTTAACATCCACGCTGTCCATTTATGAAGCCAGTATCCCCAATAGGGCTTATGCAGATAAAAGAACATTAAAGGCCATATCCCCTTCTTTATTGAACGAGTATAAAGAACGAAGGGAAAACTTTGATAAGAACATAAAAGATACCACCAGAAACAACAGATTAAAACGAATCATGCAATTTGAATACCAGTACTTTAAAATGGGCGGTTTGTTATGTAGTGGAGCGGATGCTGGTAGGCACGTACTACCAGGTTTCGGTGATCAAAGAAATTACGAATTACTCATTGAGGCTGGTTTTTCCACGCCAGAAGCTGTTCAGATTATGACGGGCAACGGTGCAAAAGCATTGGAACGTTCCGATATTGGAACCATTCAGGAAGGCAAAAGGGCCAATTTTGTAATCCTAAACGGAAGCTTGGAAAAAGATCCTACTATTATTGAAAAGGTCGAAACTGTTTTTAAAAATGGCGTTGGCTATGATTCTGATTCAATTTTGGAAACCATAGAAGGGCAGTTTGCAAAAGAATAA
- a CDS encoding polysaccharide deacetylase family protein: MKKQLFIIILSFCLYLGSAQQKSISITIDDVPNTTKYQKHGYRSLLLNLLDSLDVPFTIFINEDKIFKTDAVNRNKALLESWIKRDRALIGNHTYSHPRYSDVGLNSFIQDVEKGEILTKQYIAKYGKDLAYFRFPFNDLGKDSIQHTQIREYLKLKNYIIAPFTVESSDWMFDFVYQHYLDNGEIEKAKAIGKQYVEKTLAMVGFFDEMARSLYGRPVKHIYLCHDNAINADYLREIIAQLKQDDYKVVSFKESLTDPIYDQENSYYKKWGISWLYRWMDTQGERVRWMKQEPDLSEIQGTYQQILEN; this comes from the coding sequence ATGAAAAAGCAGCTTTTTATAATAATATTGTCTTTTTGTCTGTATTTAGGCTCTGCCCAGCAAAAATCCATTTCCATAACCATTGACGATGTACCCAATACCACAAAGTACCAAAAGCACGGTTATCGCTCGCTGTTATTGAATTTGTTGGATTCCCTGGATGTTCCATTTACCATTTTCATCAACGAGGATAAGATTTTCAAAACAGATGCGGTAAACCGTAACAAAGCACTGTTGGAATCTTGGATCAAAAGAGATAGGGCACTGATCGGAAACCACACCTATAGTCATCCCAGATATTCAGATGTCGGCCTGAACAGTTTTATTCAGGATGTTGAAAAAGGGGAAATCTTGACCAAGCAGTATATAGCAAAGTATGGCAAAGACCTTGCATATTTTCGGTTTCCCTTTAACGATTTGGGCAAAGATTCCATCCAACATACACAAATTAGGGAGTATTTAAAATTAAAGAATTACATAATAGCCCCTTTCACCGTAGAAAGCTCCGATTGGATGTTCGATTTTGTTTACCAGCATTATTTGGACAATGGGGAAATTGAGAAAGCCAAGGCAATAGGGAAACAATATGTTGAAAAGACCTTGGCCATGGTCGGATTTTTTGATGAAATGGCAAGAAGTTTATACGGACGTCCCGTAAAACATATCTATTTGTGCCACGATAATGCCATTAATGCCGATTACTTGAGGGAAATTATTGCCCAACTCAAACAGGACGATTATAAAGTTGTGAGTTTTAAGGAATCGCTCACCGACCCAATTTATGATCAAGAGAACAGCTATTATAAAAAATGGGGCATCAGTTGGCTGTACCGATGGATGGATACACAGGGAGAACGTGTAAGATGGATGAAACAAGAACCTGATTTATCTGAAATACAGGGCACGTATCAACAAATACTTGAAAATTAA
- a CDS encoding C45 family autoproteolytic acyltransferase/hydolase, whose protein sequence is MYHPRLYGDFYDMGLKYGSLLLDKANFTLPKISKGKYDFGLESYKELQNFYPEVIEEIKGFAKGIKDKPEHVGAFLLSLGVFNTTGQCSVFAFKNNSSVVFGRNYDMLYAFKKFTESNLIAPKDKYAYIGQSDVFIGRSDGINEKGLTIAMSFVNGNKVQPGISFHFMIRKVLEDCNSTKQAIELIQNTKVSSANNFLIADRTGDIAVVESCPQMSLVRKPNTNENFISITNQFQLAEMKKYEKGGVAWSKSLERYEGLEKQLSNITKIDLTKAKEILSNKCVCLNLKKQGFGTIWSVVSDLNELTIERAETKPKVTNYKADTRLNWWLRKRDGKILNTQEK, encoded by the coding sequence ATGTACCACCCAAGACTTTATGGAGACTTCTATGATATGGGACTTAAATATGGAAGCCTTCTTTTGGATAAAGCTAATTTTACGTTACCAAAAATAAGTAAGGGAAAATATGACTTTGGATTAGAGTCGTATAAAGAGTTGCAAAATTTTTATCCAGAAGTAATTGAAGAAATAAAAGGCTTCGCTAAAGGAATAAAAGATAAGCCAGAACATGTAGGCGCTTTTTTATTAAGCCTAGGTGTATTCAATACTACAGGACAATGCAGTGTATTTGCATTTAAGAACAACAGTTCGGTTGTTTTTGGAAGAAATTATGACATGCTCTATGCGTTTAAAAAGTTTACAGAAAGTAACTTAATTGCCCCTAAAGACAAATATGCGTATATCGGTCAATCAGATGTCTTCATTGGTCGTTCCGATGGTATAAATGAAAAAGGATTAACCATTGCGATGTCCTTTGTAAATGGCAACAAAGTTCAACCAGGCATCAGTTTTCATTTTATGATAAGGAAAGTTTTGGAAGATTGTAATTCCACAAAACAAGCGATTGAATTAATTCAAAACACAAAGGTTTCTTCAGCAAATAACTTTTTAATTGCCGATAGAACAGGAGATATTGCAGTTGTAGAATCATGTCCACAAATGAGCCTAGTTAGAAAACCAAACACCAACGAAAACTTTATCAGCATAACCAACCAATTCCAATTAGCTGAAATGAAGAAATACGAAAAAGGAGGCGTTGCATGGAGCAAAAGTTTAGAACGTTACGAAGGTTTGGAAAAGCAATTAAGTAACATTACAAAAATAGACCTTACTAAAGCTAAAGAAATTTTATCCAATAAATGTGTGTGTTTGAATTTAAAGAAGCAGGGCTTTGGCACTATTTGGTCTGTTGTGTCCGACCTTAATGAATTAACGATCGAAAGAGCTGAGACCAAACCGAAAGTAACAAATTATAAAGCTGACACAAGGCTCAATTGGTGGTTGAGAAAGAGAGATGGTAAAATATTAAATACCCAAGAAAAATAG